A window from Gymnogyps californianus isolate 813 chromosome 27, ASM1813914v2, whole genome shotgun sequence encodes these proteins:
- the RHOC gene encoding rho-related GTP-binding protein RhoC isoform X1, with the protein MKTMAAIRKKLVIVGDGACGKTCLLIVFSKDQFPEVYVPTVFENYIADIEVDGKQVELALWDTAGQEDYDRLRPLSYPDTDVILMCFSIDSPDSLENIPEKWTPEVKHFCPNVPIILVGNKKDLRNDEHTRRELAKMKQEPVKPEEGRDMANRISAFGYLECSAKTKEGVREVFEMATRAGLQVRKNKKRRGCPLL; encoded by the exons ATGAAAA CGATGGCGGCCATCAGGAAGAAGCTGGTGATCGTGGGAGATGGTGCCTGCGGAAAGACGTGTCTGCTGATTGTGTTCAGCAAGGACCAGTTCCCCGAGGTCTACGTGCCCACCGTGTTCGAGAACTACATTGCCGACATAGAGGTAGACGGGAAGCAG gtGGAGCTGGCCCTGTGGGACACGGCGGGACAGGAGGACTACGACAGGCTGCGGCCCCTCTCGTACCCGGACACAGACGTTATCCTCATGTGCTTTTCTATTGACAGCCCGGATAGCCTCG AGAACATCCCTGAGAAGTGGACGCCAGAGGTGAAGCACTTCTGCCCCAACGTGCCCATCATCCTGGTGGGGAACAAGAAGGACCTGCGGAACGACGAGCACACGCGGCGGGAGCTGGCGAAGATGAAGCAG GAGCCGGTGAAgccagaggaggggagggacaTGGCCAACAGGATCAGTGCCTTCGGCTACCTCGAGTGCTCGGCCAAGACAAAGGAGGGCGTGCGGGAGGTCTTTGAGATGGCCACCCGCGCAGGCCTGCAGGTCCGGAAGAACAAGAAGCGCCGAGGCTGCCCGCTGCTGTGA
- the RHOC gene encoding rho-related GTP-binding protein RhoC isoform X2: MAAIRKKLVIVGDGACGKTCLLIVFSKDQFPEVYVPTVFENYIADIEVDGKQVELALWDTAGQEDYDRLRPLSYPDTDVILMCFSIDSPDSLENIPEKWTPEVKHFCPNVPIILVGNKKDLRNDEHTRRELAKMKQEPVKPEEGRDMANRISAFGYLECSAKTKEGVREVFEMATRAGLQVRKNKKRRGCPLL, translated from the exons ATGGCGGCCATCAGGAAGAAGCTGGTGATCGTGGGAGATGGTGCCTGCGGAAAGACGTGTCTGCTGATTGTGTTCAGCAAGGACCAGTTCCCCGAGGTCTACGTGCCCACCGTGTTCGAGAACTACATTGCCGACATAGAGGTAGACGGGAAGCAG gtGGAGCTGGCCCTGTGGGACACGGCGGGACAGGAGGACTACGACAGGCTGCGGCCCCTCTCGTACCCGGACACAGACGTTATCCTCATGTGCTTTTCTATTGACAGCCCGGATAGCCTCG AGAACATCCCTGAGAAGTGGACGCCAGAGGTGAAGCACTTCTGCCCCAACGTGCCCATCATCCTGGTGGGGAACAAGAAGGACCTGCGGAACGACGAGCACACGCGGCGGGAGCTGGCGAAGATGAAGCAG GAGCCGGTGAAgccagaggaggggagggacaTGGCCAACAGGATCAGTGCCTTCGGCTACCTCGAGTGCTCGGCCAAGACAAAGGAGGGCGTGCGGGAGGTCTTTGAGATGGCCACCCGCGCAGGCCTGCAGGTCCGGAAGAACAAGAAGCGCCGAGGCTGCCCGCTGCTGTGA
- the MOV10 gene encoding helicase MOV-10 — protein sequence MPRFSVAQARQWGDQFVQFLRDTGREQESQRDMLRSIYNQEFRGRTDTKTPNFSCILYALRVTHRAQVHGQSVHFKKEKRRVVVADQYQRPRVNAKALASASASGQQPSSGPQVPQSRAKKWAELIRGKHGVEIVSEHDKDNGHIRFPVVPSEPRSVTVLVQNRGAEAVTLRRCQPHQQSREFSFTDEQGATQGQSLMLHPGSTYPIQVRCLTTCNGYFCTAVVFEFTKEPDESFSIIRYVAAVAESQLAKDLGPSAPFQSYQASLQRPVTVITEDGIPPNSSLKNELEREIPLGTYQYPKSLKDTILLGPNASASSSWAAMRSLLEAPLQPGNYQQKFQLLLHLEEIQMEVDIRRYDMQDVPMVQDRALLVLDVPGVAENRPSVLKGDHLFAHLSSERDHSPLIQYKGYVHGVELEKVRLGFSSKLQKKFVNNLRFDVTFTFSRLPLQVQHRAAALAMRHGLSSLLFPSASCHKSLFTGTFQPRWFDRKVQANEEQCRAVTHIVTGMSRPAPYLIFGPPGTGKTVTMVEAIKQVWRCFKDSRILACAPSNSAADLLCQRLIKDIAPRYVYRLMASSRSYQEVPADIRPCCNWDDEQSCYVYPSKEHLGRYRILITTLVTAGRLVSANFPPGFFSHVFIDECGQAVEPESVVAIAGLLTAMDQETNPNGGQLVLAGDPQQLGPVLRSPLAIEHGLGTSLLERLMLHNPLYKKSSGGYDPQFVTKLLWNYRSHEAILRIPNELFYDSELKACESDELDVRSLYCAWEELPKKGFPIIFHGVCGEDRREAKSPSFFNTAEIEVLVHYLKKLLQSGGKGGCPSVSPKEVGIISPYRKQVEKIRKAITSLDPVLRRLPDISLLKVGSVEEFQGQERRVILISTVRSCSEYLQLDQTFKLGFLKNPKRLNVAITRAKALLIVVGNPAVLSKDHHWQRFLRYCKEEGGYTGYPYEDDGSAEDGLAANLHALHLGN from the exons ATGCCGCGGTTCAGCGTGGCGCAGGCCAGGCAGTGGGGGGATCAGTTCGTGCAGTTCCTGCGGGACACGGGCCGGGAGCAGGAGAGCCAGCGGGACATGCTGCGGAGCATCTACAACCAGGAGTTTCGGGGCAG GACTGATACAAAAACACCCAACTTCTCCTGCATCTTGTACGCGCTGAGGGTGACCCACCGGGCGCAGGTGCACGGGCAGTCGGTACACTTCAAGAAG gagaAGAGGCGTGTGGTGGTGGCAGACCAGTACCAGAGACCCAGGGTGAACGCAAAGGCATTGGCATCCGCGTCTGCCTCAgggcagcagcccagctccgGTCCACAAGTACCCCAGAGCCGTGCCAAGAAGTG GGCTGAGCTCATCCGCGGGAAGCACGGGGTAGAGATTGTCTCAGAGCATGACAAGGACAACGGGCACATCCGCTTCCCGGTGGTGCCCAGCGAGCCCCGGTCGGTCACCGTCCTGGTGCAGAACCGCGGGGCAGAGGCCGTGACGCTGCGGCGGTGCCAGCCACACCAGCAGTCACGGGAGTTCTCCTTCACGGATGAGCAAGGGGCAACGCAGGGCCAGTCCCTGATGCTGCACCCAG GCAGCACGTACCCCATCCAGGTGCGGTGCCTGACCACCTGCAATGGGTACTTCTGCACCGCGGTGGTCTTCGAGTTCACCAAGGAGCCGGACGAGTCCTTCAGCATCATACGCTATGTTGCTGCCGTCGCCGAAAGCCAGCTGGCCAAGGACCTGGGACCCTCGGCGCCTTTCCAGTCTTACCAGGCCAGCCTCCAGCGCCCTGTCACCGTCATCACCGAGGACGGCATCCCCCCCAACAG CTCCCTGAAAAACGAACTGGAGAGGGAGATCCCTCTGGGCACCTACCAGTACCCGAAGAGCCTCAAGGACACGATCCTGCTCGGACCCAATGCCAgtgccagctccagctgggCTGCCATGCG GTCGCTGCTGGAGGCccccctgcagcctgggaaCTACCAGCAGAagttccagctgctgctgcacctgGAGGAGATCCAGATGGAGGTGGACATCCGGCGCTACGACATGCAGGACGTGCCTATGGTGCAGGACAGGGCGCTGCTGGTCCTCGAC GTGCCTGGCGTGGCCGAGAACCGCCCGTCCGTGCTGAAGGGGGACCACCTCTTCGCCCACCTGAGCAGCGAGCGGGACCACTCCCCGCTCATCCAGTACAAGGGCTACGTGCACGGCGTGGAGCTGGAGAAGGTCAGGCTGGGCTTCTCCTCCAA GCTGCAGAAGAAGTTTGTGAACAACCTGAGGTTCGACGTGACCTTCACCTTCAGCCGGCTGCCGCTGCAGGTCCAGCAccgggctgcagccctggccaTGCGGCACGGCTTGTccagcctcctcttcccctccgCCTCCTGCCACAAGTCCCTCTTCACGGGCACCTTCCAGCCCCG GTGGTTCGACCGCAAAGTGCAGGCAAACGAGGAGCAGTGCAGAGCCGTGACGCACATCGTGACGGGGATGTCCAGGCCAGCCCCATACCTCATCTTCGGCCCCCCCGGGACTGGCAAGACGGTCACCATGGTGGAGGCCATCAAGCAG GTATGGAGGTGCTTCAAGGACAGCCGGATCTTGGCCTGCGCCCCTTCCAACAGTGCCGCAGACCTGCTGTGCCAGCGCCTCATCAAGGACATCGCCCCCCGGTATGTCTACAGGCTCATGGCCAGCTCCAGAAGCTACCAGGAGGTGCCTGCCGATATCAGG CCCTGCTGCAACTGGGATGATGAGCAGAGCTGCTATGTGTACCCGAGCAAGGAGCATCTGGGGCGCTACCGGATCCTCATCACCACGCTGGTGACAGCGGGAAG GCTGGTGTCAGCCAACTTCCCCCCGGGGTTTTTCTCCCACGTCTTCATCGACGAGTGCGGCCAGGCAGTAGAGCCGGAGAGCGTGGTCGCCATTGCAG ggctcCTGACTGCCATGGACCAGGAAACCAACCCCAACGGGGGgcagctggtgctggcaggagaccCCCAGCAGCTGGGCCCCGTCCTGAGGTCACCGCTGGCCATCGAGCATGGCTTGG GCACCTCGCTGCTGGAGAGGCTGATGCTGCACAACCCCCTGTACAAGAAGTCGAGTGGAGGATATGACCCACAGTTCGTCACCAAACTGCTCTGGAACTACAG gTCCCACGAGGCCATCCTCAGGATCCCCAACGAGCTCTTCTATGACAGCGAGCTGAAGGCCTGCGAGAGCGACGAGCTCGATGTCCGGAGTCTGTATTGCGCCTGGGAGGAGCTTCCCAAAAAA GGCTTCCCCATCATCTTCCATGGGGTTTGTGGGGAAGACCGGAGAGAGGCCAAGAGCCCCTCGTTCTTCAACACGGCTGAGATCGAGGTGCTGGTCCACTACCTcaagaagctgctgcagagcgGGGGCAAGGGGGGCTGCCCCAGTGTCTCGCCCAAGGAGGTCGGCATCATCTCTCCCTACAGGAAGCAG GTGGAGAAGATCCGGAAAGccatcacctccctggaccCCGTCCTGCGGAGGCTGCCGGACATCAGCCTGCTGAAG gtgGGCTCCGTGGAGGAGTTTCAGGGCCAGGAGCGGCGCGTCATCCTCATCTCCACCGTGCGCAGCTGCAGCGAGTACCTCCAGCTTGACCAGACCTTCAAGCTGGGCTTCCTCAAGAACCCTAAG AGGCTCAACGTGGCCATCACCAGGGCCAAGGCTCTGCTGATCGTGGTGGGTAACCCGGCTGTGCTCAGCAAGGACCACCACTGGCAGAG GTTCCTGAGGTACTGCAAGGAGGAGGGCGGCTACACGGGCTACCCCTACGAGGACGACGGTTCCGCAGAGGATGGCCTCGCCGCCAACCTCCACGCACTGCACCTCGGCAATTAG